The Lactobacillus sp. CBA3605 genome contains a region encoding:
- a CDS encoding KxYKxGKxW signal peptide domain-containing protein — protein sequence MKFLRNTAFKGDPKLRYKMFKVGRSWVFTTMATFALTGGMQLAAHAETTTNNETTASVTATSSATTTHTTVADTDDASATALAAATSAATTTTSSSTSSSATDAASLAAAMATAASGSSSVASSDATSSSATASTKASSTTSSAASSTATSSSSTASATSSTAASDATTTSASSSSAATKTSSATSSSTVETSSAASSTATTSSTTTSTASSAATSSSTTDTASASVAAVTSTDNTVTATSDADKLSSSVSSAATNQNLTSQATADITDEAAVAAAQAKAARNAASKGNNTDSSAANAANSAANLASSYAVAASSYASLVNNLQTQSAYSSAQSAYQEALKMADLAKHYNSLANMYLDAVDDGVGTPSDNALSYADAIKAAQSAATAAADYATTASSAAETARSAATQGLASMASSTYAVASDAAKAAEAAASSAADAANSAYLATQYDKNSSSVAAAYNTATSNAAAASTAAINAKSAAQQASVAYANAVSAAAADDYAAGSTAYSSATVNMTTTVNQKNIATAANSTAQSAASTATSISISDTASSAAKDATTASTASISAAKQASEAANYVGTQASQYASLANSAALAAAAAYATASLATAEAATATTAKDANSYARIAATAAEEANSYAAIAATNATLAKKFSTDVSNEQTDADGAVLTTSVTNETINVGSSVNLTTDLSGIGTGYTTSGKTYVWYMSTDGKTWTIISGATAASYSASMNVAGTYYFQAVISGSKTLVLYTTKFKAASNVMTVVVTDPAGTYADQASSSANVASDYANGANSNANATSDAIKNASSSANLNGSLASFYASQANSSYKVSSSYAALAASAASAANAAQASAASYEASGNYELASSYAVNAASYANDANSYATLGSTAASAAMAALNTALEKAVSETEDNAAADYLASSYAAAAAAAASSAAKQASLAASNANNANNAYTASPNFNNGTASYSSAAASAASAAQSYAADASAAASLAQSYAATGDYSNASVQQDLAALRLVYATNELNAAQSAANMVTSTIVQAQSTYYNSLAQDAKNAAAAASSAASSAASVANSLSAKYASNTALGSSYVADTKGYAEDVYSAAAAANSAAAMAVQYMSMATSAVNAGNFADASSYVTSADRAYADASSYAAMATAAANSGSVAADSAVAFSNNLGSKQSNKTGNAGTVFGVVVVGGMTSQPAAVTSTKSGNTFTLSASSSLGLGVPAIGVTNTWYVQINGTWMTVAAAVKAGYFVSATAVGNDSGSLVGLASTGRSALTVKLSDSFTGSLIFQMVTTFKDLGITTATYASDLAQVNVYDSDIPATGVEISGDDYIVISTVGGDDDATTGQYVVTTNPGNATGEITWSSSDESVATIDNAGLITVVGSGTVTIMVTITNADGSTYSTSKVITIGNGLDDKEVNAGDTIEWIPDGGLGDAGDDISYQWYYSKTQDGTGTAISGANGATLNKDDISVNDSGYYYLVITGTSTADDGTVTTQTVTLGSAYLTVNAIQTSAAESSANEASEAADDASVYGSIAGSYANIADEYADGNSAASSYAQQAADAAATAQQATEDAKSAAAAAKEAQANADSAEAAGQNSAASSYAKKAQEAASSAAEAKKKAAQATDDAGYYAALAADALDTDTDTDTDTDTDTDTDTDTDTDTDTDTDTDTDTDTDTDTDTDTDTDTDTDTDTDTDTDTDTDTDTDTDTDTDTDTDTDTDTDTDTDTDTDTDTDTDTDTDTDTDTDTDTDTDTDTDTDTDTDSDTDTDTDTDTDTDTDTDTDTDTDTDTDTDTDTDTDTDTDTDTDTDSDTDTDTDTDTDTDTDTDTDTDTDTDTDTDTDTDTDTDTDSDTDTDTDTDTDTDTDTDTDTDTDTDTDTDTDTDTDSDTDTDTDTDTDTDTDTDTDTDTDTDTDTDTDTDTDTDTDTDTDTDTDTDTDTDTDTDTDTDTDTDTDTDTDTDTDSDTDTDTDTDTDTDTDTDTDTDTDTDTDTDTDTDTDTDTDTDTDTDTDTDTDTDSDTDTDTDTDTDTDTDTDSDTDTDTDTDTDTDTDTDTDTDTDTDTDTDTDTDTDTDTDTDTDTDTDTDTDTDTDTDTDTDTDTDTDTDTDTDTDTDTDTDTDTDTDTDTDTDSDTDTDTDTDTDTDTDSDTDTDTDTDTDTDTDTDTDTDTDTDTDTDTDTDTDTDTDTDTDTDTDTDSDTDTDTDTDTDTDTDTDTDTDTDTDTDTDTDTDTDTDTDTDSDTDSDTDTDTDTDTDTDTDTDTDTDTDTDTDTDTDSDTDTDTDTDTDTDTDTDTDTDTDTDTDTDTDTDTDTDTDTDTDTDTDTDTDTDTDTDSDTDTDTDTDTDTDTDTDTDTDTDTDTDTDTDTDTDTDTDTDTDTDTDTDTDSDTDTDTDTDTDTDTDTDTDTDTDTDTDTDTDTDTDTDTDTDTDSDTDTDTDTDTDTDTDTDTDTDTDTDTDSDTDTDTDTDTDTDTDTDTDTDTDTDTDTDTDTDTDTDTDTDTDTDSDTDTDTDTDTDTDTDTDTDTDTDTDTDTDTDTDTDTDTDTDTDTDTDTDTDTDTDTDTDTDTDTDTDTDTDTDTDTDTDTDTDTDTDTDTDTDTDTDTDTDTDTDTDTDTDTDTDTDTDTDTDTDTDTDTDTDTDTDSDTDTDTDTDTDTDTDTDTDTDTDTDSDTDTDTDTDTDTDTDTDTDTDTDTDTDTDTDTDTDTDTDTDTDTDTDTDTDTDTDTDTDTDTDTDTDTDTDTDTDTDTDTDTDTDTDTDTDTDTDTDTDTDTDSDTDTDTDTDTDTDTDTDTDTDTDTDTDTDTDTDTDTDTDTDSDTDTDTDTDTDTDTDTDTDTDTDTDTDTDSDTDTDTDSDTDTDTDTDTDTDTDTDTDTDTDTDTDTDTDTDTDSDTDTDTDTDTDTDTDTDTDTDTDTDTDTDTDTDTDTDTDTDTDTDTDTDTDTDTDTDTDSDTDTDTDTDTDTDTDTDTDTDTDTDTDTDTDTDTDTDTDTDTDTDTDTDTDTDTDTDTDTDTDTDTDTDTDTDTDTDTDTDTDTDTDTDTDTDTDTDTDTDTDTDTDTDTDTDTDTDTDTDTDTDTDTDTDTDTDTDSDTDTDTDTDTDTDTDTDTDTDTDTDTDTDTDTDTDTDTDTDTDTDTDTDTDSDTDTDTDTDTDTDTDTDTDTDTDTDTDTDTDTDTDTDTDTDTDTDTDTDTDSDTDTDTDTDTDTDTDTDTDTDTDTDTDTDTDTDTDTDTDTDTDTDTDTDTDTDTDTDTDTDTDTDTDTDTDSDTDTDTDTDTDTDTDTDTDTDTDTDTDTDTDTDTDTDTDTDTDTDTDTDTDTDTDTDSDTDTDTDTDTDTDTDTDTDTDTDTDTDTDTDTDTDTDTDTDTDTDTDTDTDTDSGNGSGTDSGSEGDTGSGNGDTGSGNGSTGNGSGTGNGSGSTTGSNNGSNTTTGTGSTNGSNNTTTGTGSTTSSNMGNGTTTTQLSAVANTATGNGTTGITSLSAQTNNANVSGVTATNAATTGNALSDGAASTTPAVALATAAQASTNSDTGEATNTTSKKAKSKAAVKKAAKTKTVAKEILPDKKQSDSDKISSSNNWATIGAWLAAIAAAALGSVLAIGWRRRNKN from the coding sequence GTGAAATTCTTGAGGAATACGGCTTTTAAAGGCGATCCTAAATTGCGATACAAGATGTTTAAAGTTGGCCGTTCTTGGGTGTTTACCACCATGGCGACTTTCGCTTTAACTGGTGGGATGCAATTAGCAGCCCATGCCGAGACGACAACTAATAATGAAACAACGGCGAGTGTGACTGCCACCAGTAGTGCGACGACTACTCACACTACCGTTGCGGATACTGATGATGCGTCAGCAACGGCATTGGCGGCTGCTACCAGTGCAGCAACAACGACAACCAGCAGTAGTACCAGCTCCAGCGCCACTGATGCAGCGTCATTAGCTGCAGCAATGGCGACCGCTGCCAGTGGTAGCAGTAGTGTCGCTAGCAGCGATGCAACCAGTAGTAGTGCCACGGCTAGTACGAAAGCCAGTTCTACAACTTCATCAGCTGCAAGTAGCACCGCAACTAGTAGTAGCAGTACCGCTAGTGCAACCAGTAGCACTGCAGCTAGTGATGCGACGACGACCAGTGCAAGTAGCAGTAGCGCCGCGACCAAAACCAGTAGTGCGACTAGTAGCAGTACTGTAGAAACTAGCAGTGCCGCCAGTAGCACGGCAACAACCAGTTCAACGACAACTTCCACTGCGAGCTCAGCTGCAACTAGCAGTAGTACAACGGATACTGCTAGCGCCAGTGTTGCAGCAGTAACGAGCACTGATAATACCGTCACAGCAACTAGTGATGCGGACAAACTGTCTTCGTCAGTCAGCAGTGCGGCGACTAATCAGAATTTAACGAGTCAAGCCACCGCTGATATTACTGATGAAGCTGCCGTTGCGGCTGCTCAGGCTAAAGCAGCTCGTAATGCTGCTAGCAAAGGCAATAACACCGATAGTAGTGCCGCCAATGCTGCAAATTCAGCTGCAAATTTGGCCTCTTCATATGCGGTTGCCGCTAGTAGTTACGCGAGCTTAGTTAATAATTTACAAACACAGAGTGCTTATAGCTCTGCCCAAAGTGCTTACCAAGAAGCCTTGAAGATGGCAGATTTAGCTAAACATTATAATAGTTTGGCGAATATGTATTTAGATGCCGTTGATGATGGGGTGGGGACACCTTCAGACAACGCATTGAGTTACGCTGATGCCATTAAGGCTGCTCAATCAGCTGCAACCGCCGCAGCTGACTATGCCACGACCGCTTCTTCAGCAGCCGAAACCGCGCGTAGTGCTGCAACTCAAGGTTTAGCTAGCATGGCAAGCAGTACATACGCTGTTGCCAGCGATGCTGCTAAAGCTGCCGAAGCTGCTGCTAGTTCAGCAGCTGATGCGGCCAATAGTGCTTATTTAGCAACACAATATGATAAAAATAGTTCCTCCGTTGCCGCTGCCTATAACACGGCAACGAGTAATGCTGCAGCCGCTTCAACTGCTGCAATTAATGCTAAATCTGCTGCACAACAAGCTTCAGTCGCTTATGCCAATGCTGTATCAGCAGCGGCAGCCGATGATTATGCTGCTGGAAGTACCGCTTATTCAAGCGCTACGGTAAATATGACCACCACGGTTAATCAAAAGAATATTGCGACTGCGGCCAATTCAACCGCACAGTCAGCAGCTAGCACAGCCACAAGTATCTCAATTAGTGATACGGCCTCGTCAGCAGCTAAAGATGCGACGACTGCTAGTACCGCTAGTATTTCAGCAGCCAAACAAGCTAGTGAGGCAGCTAATTATGTTGGGACGCAGGCTTCACAATATGCGAGCTTAGCTAATTCAGCAGCATTGGCTGCGGCAGCCGCCTATGCGACGGCTAGCTTAGCAACCGCTGAGGCAGCTACAGCTACCACCGCTAAAGATGCGAACTCGTATGCTCGAATCGCAGCTACTGCGGCGGAAGAAGCCAATAGTTACGCTGCAATCGCAGCAACGAACGCTACGTTAGCTAAAAAATTCAGTACGGATGTTTCTAATGAACAAACGGATGCTGATGGTGCAGTTCTGACAACTTCGGTTACTAATGAGACGATTAATGTCGGTAGTTCGGTTAATCTAACCACTGATCTTTCAGGAATAGGGACCGGTTATACGACTTCTGGGAAAACCTATGTTTGGTACATGTCAACTGATGGTAAGACTTGGACCATTATTAGCGGTGCCACGGCAGCTAGTTACAGTGCGTCAATGAATGTCGCTGGGACTTACTATTTCCAAGCTGTGATTTCTGGGTCGAAGACATTAGTTCTTTATACCACTAAATTTAAAGCTGCATCGAATGTTATGACAGTTGTGGTTACTGATCCAGCTGGAACGTACGCTGATCAAGCTAGCAGTTCTGCTAATGTTGCGTCAGACTACGCTAATGGTGCCAATTCAAATGCCAATGCAACTAGTGATGCGATTAAAAATGCCAGTTCTTCAGCTAACTTGAATGGATCTTTAGCTAGCTTTTATGCTAGTCAAGCCAATTCTTCTTACAAAGTTTCAAGCTCTTATGCAGCATTAGCTGCTAGTGCTGCTAGTGCCGCCAATGCTGCGCAAGCTAGTGCTGCAAGTTATGAAGCTAGTGGAAATTATGAATTGGCTAGCTCATATGCTGTTAATGCGGCTAGTTACGCTAACGATGCGAATTCATATGCAACATTGGGCTCAACCGCTGCTTCAGCAGCGATGGCTGCACTAAATACGGCGCTAGAAAAAGCGGTCAGTGAAACTGAAGATAACGCCGCTGCTGACTATTTAGCCTCAAGCTATGCCGCCGCCGCCGCCGCTGCCGCTTCTTCAGCGGCCAAGCAAGCTAGTTTAGCGGCCTCCAATGCCAACAATGCCAACAATGCTTATACTGCTTCACCTAACTTCAATAATGGAACGGCCAGCTATTCTTCTGCTGCCGCTTCCGCCGCTTCCGCCGCTCAATCTTATGCGGCTGATGCTAGTGCCGCTGCCAGCTTGGCGCAATCATATGCAGCAACAGGTGATTATAGTAACGCTTCCGTGCAACAGGATTTAGCGGCATTACGATTGGTTTATGCCACTAATGAGTTGAATGCTGCGCAAAGTGCGGCTAACATGGTGACTTCAACCATTGTTCAAGCACAAAGCACGTATTATAACTCCTTAGCTCAAGATGCTAAAAACGCTGCTGCAGCCGCGAGTTCAGCTGCAAGTTCAGCTGCATCAGTTGCCAACTCGTTATCAGCGAAGTATGCCAGCAATACAGCTTTAGGCTCATCATATGTTGCTGATACCAAGGGTTACGCTGAAGATGTTTATAGCGCCGCTGCTGCTGCCAATTCGGCTGCAGCGATGGCCGTTCAATATATGAGCATGGCCACTTCTGCAGTTAATGCCGGGAACTTTGCCGATGCAAGTTCTTATGTCACTAGTGCGGATCGTGCTTACGCTGATGCGAGTTCTTATGCGGCAATGGCAACCGCTGCTGCTAATTCAGGGAGTGTTGCTGCTGATTCCGCAGTTGCTTTCTCCAATAATTTGGGAAGCAAGCAATCGAATAAAACAGGAAATGCTGGTACGGTCTTTGGCGTAGTCGTTGTCGGTGGGATGACCTCTCAACCAGCCGCAGTGACGTCAACGAAATCCGGGAATACCTTCACCTTGTCAGCTTCGTCTTCATTAGGATTAGGCGTTCCAGCAATTGGGGTTACGAATACCTGGTATGTCCAAATTAATGGGACTTGGATGACCGTTGCGGCCGCAGTAAAGGCTGGCTACTTTGTTAGTGCGACGGCAGTCGGTAATGATAGTGGTTCCTTGGTAGGGCTGGCTTCAACTGGCCGGAGTGCCTTGACTGTCAAATTAAGCGATTCATTTACAGGGTCATTAATTTTCCAAATGGTTACAACGTTTAAAGACTTAGGTATCACAACGGCAACTTATGCCAGTGATTTAGCGCAAGTGAACGTTTATGATAGTGATATTCCAGCAACTGGCGTTGAAATTAGCGGTGATGACTATATCGTAATTTCGACGGTTGGTGGTGACGATGATGCGACGACCGGTCAATACGTTGTTACAACTAATCCAGGCAATGCAACCGGTGAAATCACTTGGTCAAGTAGTGATGAAAGTGTTGCTACTATTGATAATGCCGGTTTAATTACGGTAGTTGGTAGTGGGACTGTCACGATTATGGTTACGATTACTAATGCGGATGGTAGCACCTACTCAACTTCTAAAGTCATTACTATCGGTAATGGTTTAGATGATAAAGAAGTTAATGCTGGTGACACAATTGAGTGGATTCCAGATGGTGGTCTTGGCGATGCCGGTGATGACATTAGTTACCAATGGTATTACTCCAAGACTCAAGATGGCACTGGTACTGCTATCAGTGGTGCTAATGGTGCTACGTTAAACAAGGATGATATTTCAGTTAATGATTCTGGTTACTATTACCTTGTGATTACTGGAACTTCAACTGCTGATGATGGTACTGTCACAACTCAGACGGTTACGCTTGGTAGTGCTTATCTAACGGTTAATGCGATCCAAACTTCAGCAGCTGAATCTTCAGCCAATGAAGCCAGTGAAGCAGCAGATGATGCTTCAGTCTATGGTAGTATTGCTGGATCATATGCCAACATTGCTGATGAATATGCGGATGGTAATAGCGCTGCTAGTTCATATGCACAACAGGCTGCGGATGCTGCTGCAACAGCACAACAAGCTACAGAAGATGCTAAAAGTGCTGCTGCTGCTGCTAAGGAAGCGCAAGCTAATGCTGATTCAGCAGAAGCTGCTGGTCAAAATTCGGCTGCGTCAAGTTATGCTAAAAAAGCGCAGGAAGCTGCTTCAAGTGCTGCAGAGGCCAAGAAAAAAGCTGCGCAAGCAACCGATGATGCTGGTTATTACGCCGCGTTAGCTGCAGATGCGTTGGATACTGATACGGATACGGATACGGATACCGACACAGATACCGATACTGATACTGATACCGACACAGATACCGATACTGATACTGATACCGACACAGATACCGATACTGATACTGATACCGATACGGATACCGATACGGATACCGACACGGATACTGATACCGACACAGATACCGATACGGATACTGATACGGATACCGATACCGATACGGATACCGATACTGATACTGATACGGATACGGATACGGATACCGATACGGATACGGATACGGATACCGACACCGACACAGATACCGATACGGATACTGATACCGACACCGATACGGATACTGATACGGATACCGATACGGATACTGATACCGATACCGACTCAGATACTGATACCGATACGGATACCGATACCGATACCGATACCGATACCGATACCGATACCGACACCGATACGGATACCGATACTGATACGGATACCGACACCGATACTGATACTGATACTGACACGGATACCGACTCAGATACTGATACCGATACCGACACCGATACCGACACCGATACGGATACCGACACGGATACGGATACTGATACAGATACCGACACGGATACCGATACCGACACGGATACCGATACTGACTCAGATACCGATACCGACACAGATACTGATACCGACACAGATACCGATACTGATACCGATACCGATACGGATACTGACACGGATACTGATACCGATACTGATACTGACTCAGATACGGATACCGACACGGATACCGACACAGATACCGATACTGATACTGACACGGATACGGATACCGACACAGATACTGATACTGATACTGATACCGACACGGATACTGATACGGATACGGATACCGATACGGATACTGATACGGATACCGATACTGATACTGATACCGATACTGATACTGATACGGATACTGATACGGATACCGATACGGATACCGATACTGACTCAGATACGGATACCGACACGGATACAGATACGGATACGGATACGGATACGGATACCGACACGGATACGGATACCGATACTGATACTGATACTGATACAGATACCGACACAGATACCGATACGGATACAGATACAGATACCGACACGGATACTGATACCGACTCAGATACCGATACCGATACTGATACCGATACCGACACGGATACTGATACCGACTCAGATACCGATACGGATACTGATACCGATACTGATACCGATACTGATACCGATACTGATACTGATACGGATACCGATACGGATACGGATACCGATACTGATACCGATACCGATACTGATACCGATACCGATACTGATACTGATACTGATACCGATACTGATACCGATACCGATACTGATACTGATACCGACACAGATACCGATACTGATACTGATACCGACACCGATACTGATACTGATACCGATACGGACACAGATACCGACACGGATACCGATACCGACTCAGATACTGATACCGATACCGATACTGATACGGATACCGATACCGACTCAGATACTGATACTGATACCGATACCGATACCGATACGGATACTGATACTGATACTGATACGGATACCGATACCGACACAGATACGGATACCGACACGGATACGGATACGGATACCGATACTGATACTGATACCGACACGGATACCGACTCAGATACCGATACGGATACCGATACCGATACTGATACTGATACCGACACTGATACTGATACGGACACGGATACTGATACTGATACTGATACCGATACGGATACTGATACCGACACCGATACCGACTCAGATACCGACTCAGATACCGATACCGACACGGATACCGATACTGATACGGATACCGATACGGATACCGATACGGATACTGATACCGATACTGATACCGATACCGACTCAGATACTGATACTGATACCGATACGGATACTGATACCGATACCGATACGGATACCGATACCGATACGGATACCGATACCGATACTGATACGGATACCGATACCGACACGGATACCGATACGGATACCGATACGGATACCGATACCGATACGGATACAGATACCGATACCGACTCAGATACTGATACCGATACTGATACTGATACCGATACCGACACGGATACTGATACTGATACCGATACGGACACGGATACCGACACAGATACTGATACCGACACCGATACGGATACTGATACTGATACCGATACGGATACTGATACCGATACCGACTCAGATACTGATACCGATACTGATACCGATACTGATACCGATACCGACACCGATACTGATACCGATACTGATACTGATACTGATACCGACACCGATACTGATACTGATACTGATACGGACACGGATACCGACTCAGATACTGATACCGATACGGATACCGACACAGATACGGATACCGACACGGATACGGATACTGATACCGATACCGATACTGACTCAGATACGGATACCGACACGGATACAGATACTGATACCGACACAGATACCGATACGGATACCGATACCGATACAGATACTGATACCGACACAGATACTGATACCGACACAGATACGGATACGGATACGGATACCGACTCAGATACTGATACGGATACCGACACGGATACGGATACCGACACCGACACAGATACCGATACCGATACTGACACGGATACCGACACGGATACCGATACGGATACGGACACGGACACGGACACTGACACTGATACTGATACAGATACTGATACCGATACCGATACGGATACCGATACCGATACGGATACTGATACGGATACGGATACAGATACTGATACTGATACTGATACCGATACCGACACGGATACTGATACGGATACTGATACCGATACCGACACAGATACGGATACCGATACGGATACCGATACCGATACGGACACGGATACTGATACGGATACCGATACCGACACGGATACCGATACGGACACCGATACTGATACCGATACCGATACCGACACGGATACTGATACCGACTCAGACACGGATACTGATACCGATACGGACACCGATACTGATACCGATACGGATACCGACACGGATACTGATACCGACTCAGACACTGATACTGATACCGATACCGACACAGATACGGATACCGATACCGATACTGATACTGATACCGACACCGATACTGATACTGATACCGATACTGATACGGATACTGATACCGACACAGATACCGATACTGATACTGATACTGATACCGATACAGATACGGATACGGATACGGATACTGATACCGACACGGATACCGATACCGATACCGATACGGACACGGATACTGATACGGATACCGACACCGACACAGATACAGATACTGATACCGATACTGATACCGATACCGACACGGATACTGATACCGACTCAGACACGGATACTGATACCGATACCGATACCGATACTGATACTGATACCGATACTGATACCGATACTGATACGGATACCGACACGGATACTGATACTGATACCGATACGGACACGGATACCGACTCAGATACTGATACCGATACCGACACAGATACTGATACCGACACGGATACTGATACTGATACAGATACCGATACTGATACGGATACCGACTCAGATACTGATACGGATACCGACTCAGATACTGATACAGATACCGATACTGATACTGATACCGATACCGATACCGACACAGATACGGATACCGATACTGATACGGATACCGACACGGATACTGATACCGACTCAGACACGGATACTGATACCGATACCGACACAGATACGGATACCGATACCGATACTGATACTGATACCGACACCGATACTGATACTGATACCGATACCGATACCGATACGGACACGGATACCGACACAGATACGGATACAGATACGGATACGGATACGGATACTGATACGGATACCGACTCAGATACTGATACGGATACCGACACGGATACGGATACCGACACCGACACAGATACCGATACCGATACCGATACTGATACTGATACTGATACAGATACAGATACTGATACCGATACCGACACCGACACGGATACTGATACGGATACTGATACCGATACCGACACGGATACGGATACTGATACCGACACAGATACGGATACTGATACCGATACAGATACTGATACTGATACGGATACCGATACCGACACGGATACCGACACGGACACGGACACGGACACGGATACCGACACCGACACCGACACAGATACGGATACCGATACGGATACCGACACGGATACTGATACCGATACCGACACGGATACCGATACGGACACCGATACTGATACCGATACCGACACGGATACTGATACCGACTCAGACACGGATACTGATACCGATACCGATACTGATACTGATACGGATACTGATACCGATACCGACACAGATACTGATACCGATACAGATACAGATACCGACACGGATACCGACACCGATACCGACACGGATACGGACACGGATACCGATACTGACTCAGATACTGATACGGATACCGATACTGATACCGACACAGATACCGATACCGATACGGACACCGATACTGATACCGACACAGATACCGATACGGATACCGATACTGATACGGATACTGATACGGATACTGATACTGATACTGATACCGATACTGACTCAGATACTGATACCGACACGGATACCGACACCGACACCGACACAGATACCGATACTGATACTGACACGGATACGGATACGGATACCGACACCGATACTGATACCGACACGGATACGGACACGGATACCGATACGGATACGGATACGGATACCGATACGGATACGGATACTGATACCGATACGGACACGGATACCGATACTGATACCGATACTGACTCAGATACGGATACCGACACGGATACAGATACCGATACGGATACCGACACGGATACGGATACCGATACTGATACGGATACAGATACTGATACCGACACAGATACTGATACCGACACCGATACCGATACGGATACAGATACAGATACCGACACGGATACTGATACGGATACCGACTCAGATACCGATACTGATACTGATACGGATACCGACACGGATACCGACACGGATACTGATACGGATACAGATACCGATACAGATACAGATACCGACACGGATACCGATACTGATACCGATACGGATACTGATACCGACACAGATACTGATACTGACACTGACTCAGGTAATGGTTCAGGAACTGATTCTGGCTCTGAAGGTGATACTGGTTCAGGCAATGGTGATACTGGTTCAGGCAATGGTAGTACGGGTAATGGTTCAGGAACAGGTAACGGATCAGGTTCGACTACTGGTTCAAATAATGGTTCGAACACGACTACTGGAACCGGGTCAACCAACGGTAGTAATAACACGACTACTGGAACCGGATCAACAACCAGTTCCAACATGGGTAATGGCACGACTACGACACAATTAAGTGCAGTAGCCAATACCGCTACTGGCAATGGAACGACCGGTATTACTAGTCTCAGTGCTCAAACTAACA